The following proteins are encoded in a genomic region of Ursus arctos isolate Adak ecotype North America unplaced genomic scaffold, UrsArc2.0 scaffold_32, whole genome shotgun sequence:
- the HMGB4 gene encoding high mobility group protein B4 produces MGKEIQLRPKVNVSSYIHFLLNYRNKFKEQQPNTYLGFKEFSRKCSEKWRSISKHEKAKYEALAKLDKARYQEEMMNYVGKKKKRRKRDPQAPRRPPSSFLLFCQDHYAQLKRENPNWSVVQVAKASGKMWSATTDAEKQPYEQRAALLRAKYQEELEIYRKQRIARKGLQGSAKNQRRGKTDSDKADGSN; encoded by the coding sequence ATGGGAAAAGAGATCCAGCTGAGGCCCAAGGTGAATGTCTCTTCTTACATCCACTTTTTGCTGAATTACAGGAACAAGTTCAAGGAGCAGCAGCCAAATACCTACCTTGGCTTTAAAGAGTTCTCTAGAAAGTGTTCGGAAAAATGGAGGTCCATCTCAAAGCACGAAAAGGCCAAATATGAAGCTCTGGCCAAGCTCGACAAAGCCCGGTACCAGGAAGAGATGATGAATTATGTTGGCAAGAAGAAAAAGCGGAGAAAGCGGGACCCCCAGGCGCCCAGACGCCCCCCATCATCCTTCCTGCTCTTCTGCCAAGACCACTATGCCCAGCTGAAGAGGGAGAATCCGAACTGGTCAGTAGTGCAGGTGGCAAAGGCCTCGGGGAAGATGTGGTCTGCAACAACAGACGCTGAAAAGCAACCGTATGAGCAAAGAGCAGCTCTCCTGAGAGCCAAATACCAAGAGGAATTGGAAATCTACCGTAAACAACGTATTGCCAGGAAGGGCCTCCAAGGGTCAGCTAAGAACCAGCGCAGAGGGAAAACTGACTCGGACAAAGCTGATGGAtccaattag